In Thermus thermamylovorans, the genomic window TACATCTGCCGCTGGCGCATGGCCTCCTCGAAGGGGTCCAGGGGGGTCTGGCCCTGGGTGCGGGCGAACCAGGACCCCACAAGGAGCAGGAAGGCGAAGGGCAAAAGCGTCCAAAGGCGCCTCACGATCTCACCTCCTCAGGTCCCGGTTCACCGGGGAGTCGGGGTGGAGGAGGAAGGCCACGATGTGGGCCGCCTCCTCCGGGGTGAAGTAGCCGTTCACCCCGCCCCGGTACATGAGGGAGCAGGGGAAGTAGGCCCAGGCGTTGTAGACCACCTCGTAGACGAAGCGCTGCACCGCCTCGTCGGTGCCCCGCACCCCGTAGCCCCGCAGGTCCGGCCCCACGGTGCCGTAGGCCACCTCCTGGGGGTCGCCGGAGTGGCAGGCGTAGCAGTTGCCCCGCCGGGGGTCGGTGAAGATCTCCTCCCCTTTGCGCCAGTCCCCCATGAGGCG contains:
- the soxX gene encoding sulfur oxidation c-type cytochrome SoxX, whose amino-acid sequence is RLMGDWRKGEEIFTDPRRGNCYACHSGDPQEVAYGTVGPDLRGYGVRGTDEAVQRFVYEVVYNAWAYFPCSLMYRGGVNGYFTPEEAAHIVAFLLHPDSPVNRDLRR